CTCGTCGTCGTCTGCGTCGACAACGGCGGCTACGCCGAGATCAAGCAGAACGAGGCCGATCGGGGCATCGCGCCGATCGGTGTGGACCTCCACCAGCCCGACTGGGCAGCGCTGGGCCGCGCCTTCGGCGGCCACGGCACGCGCGTGGAGGCGGCGACGGAGCTGGCGGCCGCGGTGCGGGAGGCGATCACCGGGGGAGGAGTGCACGTCGTGCACGTCCCGCTGGCGATCTTCGCCGACCGGCGCTGACCGGCGCCGCCCGGCGCCGACCGAGGCGTGCGGGCGCGGCGCTCACTGCCCCAGGCCCGCGCCGTCCTCGGTCAGCTCGTCGATCGGCTCGCCGTTCCACTCGTCGGGCTGACCGTTGAGGTCGGTCCGCTCGGTGGGCACGTCGAGGCGCTGCGCGGTGAGGTCGCGAGGCTGCAGGGTGAAGCCCTGCCAGTGCAGCTGCATGGGTGACTGGTCCTCGTCACGGGGGACGTGGTGGTAGCCGACGGCCACCCAGGAGACGACGTCGGACAGCTGGTGCTGCCCGCCGGCGGCGACGTAGTCGAGGACGCCGTTGCCGCACGCTCCGCGGTTCGCGGTGGCGAACACCTGGCAGTCGTCGGCGTTGGTGAAGGCCACGTCGTACCCGCTGCCGGGTGCGGCCGGTCCGTGGTCACGCTGGTCGCGGGTGAAGGTGAAGCTGTCGGAGCGGCCGAGGTCGATCTCGTAGGAGATCGGGTGCCCGTCCGCGTTGCGGGTCGCCGGTGCCAGCACCCGCCACCAGCGTCGGTCGGCGCGGTGGGCCAGGGTCGGGTGCGTGACCCGGGTCAGTCCGCCGTCCACCACGGGTGACTGGGGTCCGAGGCGTCCGGTGTCGCGGGCGTCGTACTGCTCGACGGCGAGGCCGGCGTCCGCATCGGCCCCGTCCGACCGGAGGGCCCAGTGGATGCGCCACACCGCGTTGTGGGCGTGGCTGGCGGCGTACGGCGGCCGGTCGTCTCCGTCGGGCGCCACGGCGTGGCCGTGGGCCTCGTCGTCGGTGTAGTCGGTGGGGGAGAGGTCGCCGGTGGCGCCGAGGGAGACCTCGATGGTCCCGTCGGAGGCGAAGGTGTAACGGGTGACGTACTCGTACCAGCCGACCTTCGACAGCGTCGACAGGCTCCAGGCGGTGTGGCGGGCCACGTCGACGTGGCCGTTCTCCTCGGCGTGGTAGGCCAGTCCCGCGTCGGCGACCTCGCTGCACAGCACGGTGCGCTCGGGGGTGTCGCCGAACCTCGTGCCGTCGCCGATGTCGGGGACGGGCAGTGCGACCAGCTCGCCGGGGCACTCGGTGGCGCCGAGCGTCTGCATCTTGAGCCCGCCGAAGCCCGCGCTGGTGATGTCCGAGGTGAGCCGCTCGCCGGTGTCGTAGGGCACCTCGAGCTGTGCGAGACCGATCTCGTGCGCGACCAGGACCGAGGTCCCCGGCGAGCTCAGGCGTACGTCGCGCAGCACCATCCCGCGCTGGGGGTCGAGGTGGAAGCACAGGGTCCATGCCGTCGAGGGGGCGTCCTTCGCCGAGGAGGCAGGCAGCCTCTGCCCGAGCCCGGTGTCGCCGTCCGGGCACGACACGGCCACCGTCGTGGCACTGACCCCTCCGGTGCCGGTCGGCCCCGCTGCCCGGTCGGTGGGCCGGTCCGTGCCCCCGCAGCCCGCCGCGGCCAGGGCGAGGAGGGCGACGGCGAACGAGCGGAGCAGGTGGCGGCCGGCCGACGGGCGCTGGGGGGATGCGCCCGTCAGCCGGGTCGTGCCGCTCAGCAAGGGGTGCGCACCCCCGCGTTGCCCAGGTTCAGCTGGGCGCCGTTCGCCCGGCGCAGGACCGCGATGCTCACCGCCGACACCTGCAGTGCGCCCAGGCGGGTCGAACCGTCCGGGTTGCGGCAGGTCCCCGTCTCCTGGTGGTTGACCTGGACGGACACTCCCATCGCGGCGAGGTCGAGGAACGGCTTGACCGCCTTGCGCAGCGGGATGGTGATCAGGCCGGTCTTGACGTCGTCGACGGCGAGCCGGAACAGCTGGTCGCCCGCGTCCCCGAGCAGCAGGTTGCGGGCGGGGACCACCAGCTTGTTGACGACCGGCCTGAGGAGGTTGACCGCCAGCATCAGGGTGCCGCAGAGCACGCGGCCGGTCAGGCCGGTCGGGGTGCACGTCGCCGGGTTGAGCTGGTCGCCCATCAGGTTCAGGCTCCAGGCGGCGGTGGCGCTGTCCGTCGGTGAGACGGCGAGCTTCGCGCCCAGGTCGATGGTGATCGCGCCGAGGGCGTTCTCGACGGCGCCGAGGGCGATGGCGGTGACCTCGTTCATGAGGTCGTGGACGGACTCGGCGACCATCGGGTAGAGCTCGTCGTTGATGAGCTCGGTGTCGGGGTCCTGGCTGTTGAGGCCGGTGGGGTCGCCGGAGCGGACGTCCTGGGGTGGGAGGAGCGGGCCGTCCTCGGTCTCCTGGCCGTGGAGGGCCTGGTCGAGGTGGATGGTGGCGGTGCCGGTGGAGAAGTCCACGGTGAGGACGTGGTTCTTCGTGGTGACCGGCCGGGCCAGGATCGCCGCGAACACGTCCTCCTGCATCCGCGAGGTGATGTGCGCGGTGAGCGAGGTCCCGTAGGGCAGTGCCTTGGTGAGCGCGGTCAGGTCGAGCACCTTGTTGAGGGTGTTCTCCGCCGCCTGGTCCATCAACCCGATCGCGTCGTAGATCATCGCCGATGCCTGCTCCACCGCGGGTGAGTGCAGTTCGAGGTCGGCCTGCCCGACGCGGTACCGGCCCGGTCCGCCGACGCCGTCGGGGTCGAGGATCCTCCCGGCCTCGGCCTGCACCTCGGCACCCAGTGCGCCGAGGTCGAGCGTGGCCCGGTCGATCGCGAGGTCGGTGAGACCGTCGATGCCGCCGCGCCGGAGCAGGGCGAGCAGGTCGATCCTGGCCGGCCCGGTGCCGGACGCGGGTGTGTTGTCGAGGCTGATCGAGCCGTCCGGACCGACCGCCCCGGTGACCGCCCGGGCGTCGGTCGGTGACGTCGCGGTCGACTCGGACTGGATGCCCGCCAGGTCGCCGTACTCGACGAAGTCCTCGACCGGGACCTCCACCCCGCCGAGCAGCACGTACTGCTGGCCGAGCACCGACGGGTTGGGGCCCGCCCGGTTCGGGCCCGGGCTGGTGCCGGGCCACGCCTCGGAGTAGCCGAGGCCCGCGACCGGCACGGTCCCGGAGTTCGCGTCGAGGACGCTCGCTCGGGCCGCGGGCGCGCACGCCTCGACCCGTGCGGAGGCGTTGCCGAGGCTGAGACGACCCAGGTTCAGGGCCGGCACGAGGGCGATGCTGAAGGCCGAGACCGACAGCCGGTCGACCCCGCTGCCACCGTCGGGGGTGGTGCACGAGCGCGAGGTCTGGTGGTTGACCTGGACCGACAGCACCTTCGCGGCCAGGTCGATGACCGGCTTGAGCGCGTTGCGGACCGGGATGGTGATCAGGCCGGTCTTGACGTCGTCGACGGCGAGCCGGAACAGCTGGTCACCCTGGTCGCCGACGAGGAGATCGCGGAGTGGGGCGAACACCTCGTCGTACGCCGGCCGGGTGGCCT
This genomic interval from Nocardioides kongjuensis contains the following:
- a CDS encoding choice-of-anchor G family protein encodes the protein MGVVMLFSWGHCPRGRHTLRRHRGGVRRSTAVLAVTALAVTGLSAPAGSAPANPSSPSDPAGASASWIELTSGAVRLAGAGWSSASSEANPGPNRSHLDADAAGRNLVLLDGVKVPLADFIDFGQAGALYSESEATSPTAARGISGALSADGALTLDRANGGFTPVDIDLLALFRKAGVSGLTNLLVDQARLRLGIGGAEVRAENGVFVDLDGVGGPGRYRVAQADLDLGSPVVKAAAGALYDAAGRMDRAAEDRLNQLLDTSTLGGSLPDGTTLSAHVSSALQEKVVAAILARPVTTKNHVLTVDFSTGTATIHLDQALHGQETEDGPLLPPQDVRPGDPTGLNSQDPDTELINDELYPMVAESVHDLMNEVTAIALGAVENALDSITVDFTATRAGATATWTANLGSNQLAPVQCMPAGGACDQLAAAVEATRPAYDEVFAPLRDLLVGDQGDQLFRLAVDDVKTGLITIPVRNALKPVIDLAAKVLSVQVNHQTSRSCTTPDGGSGVDRLSVSAFSIALVPALNLGRLSLGNASARVEACAPAARASVLDANSGTVPVAGLGYSEAWPGTSPGPNRAGPNPSVLGQQYVLLGGVEVPVEDFVEYGDLAGIQSESTATSPTDARAVTGAVGPDGSISLDNTPASGTGPARIDLLALLRRGGIDGLTDLAIDRATLDLGALGAEVQAEAGRILDPDGVGGPGRYRVGQADLELHSPAVEQASAMIYDAIGLMDQAAENTLNKVLDLTALTKALPYGTSLTAHITSRMQEDVFAAILARPVTTKNHVLTVDFSTGTATIHLDQALHGQETEDGPLLPPQDVRSGDPTGLNSQDPDTELINDELYPMVAESVHDLMNEVTAIALGAVENALGAITIDLGAKLAVSPTDSATAAWSLNLMGDQLNPATCTPTGLTGRVLCGTLMLAVNLLRPVVNKLVVPARNLLLGDAGDQLFRLAVDDVKTGLITIPLRKAVKPFLDLAAMGVSVQVNHQETGTCRNPDGSTRLGALQVSAVSIAVLRRANGAQLNLGNAGVRTPC